One genomic window of Anas acuta chromosome 14, bAnaAcu1.1, whole genome shotgun sequence includes the following:
- the C1QTNF2 gene encoding complement C1q tumor necrosis factor-related protein 2: protein MISAVLLLWTMPCVANHILGGFAKAALQEGPQLACSLPGPPGPPGPPGAPGAPGTVGRMGFPGKDGKDGKDGDKGEHGDEGPQGRTGNPGKPGPKGKAGAIGKAGPRGPKGLKGNPGKKGAPGKKGPKGNKGETGMPGPCTCNANKAKSAFSVAVSKSYPRERLPIKFDRILMNEGGHYNASSGKFICSIPGIYYFTYDITLANKHLAIGLVHNGQYRIKTFDANTGNHDVASGSTILSLKQEDEVWLQIFYSEQNGLFYDPYWTDSLFTGFLIYPDQDYLNEI from the exons ATGATCTCTGCTGTCCTCCTCCTCTGGACCATGCCCTGCGTGGCAAACCACATCCTCGGGGGCTTTGCCAAGGCAGCGCTGCAGGAGGGTCCCCAGCTGGCATGCAGCCTGCCAGGCCCCCCCGGGCCTCCCGGGCCTCCCGGTGCTCCCGGTGCTCCAGGGACAGTTGGCAGGATGGGCTTCCCAGGGAAAGACGGCAAGGATGGCAAGGACGGGGACAAAGGCGAGCACGGTGATGAAG GTCCACAGGGCAGAACAGGAAACCCAGGCAAGCCAGGACCAAAGGGGAAAGCGGGAGCTATCGGTAAGGCAGGCCCACGAGGACCAAAGGGTTTAAAAGGCAATCCTGGAAAGAAAGGAGCACCAGGAAAGAAAGGACCCAAAGGGAACAAGGGTGAGACTGGCATGCCAGGACCCTGCACCTGTAATGCCAACAAAGCCAAATCTGCCTTTTCTGTGGCTGTCTCCAAAAGCTACCCAAGGGAAAGGCTGCCCATCAAATTTGACAGGATCCTTATGAATGAAGGAGGACATTACAACGCTTCCAGTGGGAAATTTATATGCAGTATCCCAGGTATTTACTACTTCACTTATGATATCACCTTGGCCAACAAACATTTGGCCATTGGCTTGGTCCACAATGGGCAGTACCGGATCAAGACCTTTGATGCCAACACTGGGAACCACGATGTTGCCTCTGGATCAACCATCCTTTCTCTGAAGCAGGAGGATGAAGTATGGCTGCAGATCTTTTACTCTGAACAAAACGGGCTCTTTTATGACCCCTACTGGACAGACAGTTTGTTCACCGGCTTCCTGATCTATCCTGATCAAGATTATCTCAATGAAATATAg